From one Peredibacter starrii genomic stretch:
- a CDS encoding KH domain-containing protein → MSSELKTLIEFVSKALVDMPDRVEVNEIEGEQTTVIELKVDKSDLGKVIGKQGRTARALRTILNAASTKLRKRSVLEIIE, encoded by the coding sequence ATGAGCAGCGAATTGAAGACACTGATTGAGTTCGTATCAAAGGCACTAGTCGACATGCCAGATCGAGTTGAAGTCAACGAGATCGAAGGCGAGCAGACCACAGTCATTGAACTAAAGGTAGATAAGTCTGACCTTGGTAAAGTGATTGGTAAACAAGGTCGAACTGCTAGAGCACTTAGAACAATTCTTAATGCGGCCTCGACCAAATTAAGAAAGAGATCTGTTCTCGAAATTATCGAGTAA
- the rpsP gene encoding 30S ribosomal protein S16 — MVKIRMARGGRKNRPVYTIVATNSRSPRDGQFLEKLGQYDPKSAETIKFVNVEGIKSWLSKGAQLSDTVRTLLKNNNIKL, encoded by the coding sequence ATGGTAAAAATTAGAATGGCCCGTGGTGGTCGCAAAAACCGTCCAGTTTATACAATCGTAGCTACAAACTCACGTAGCCCACGTGATGGCCAATTCCTTGAAAAATTAGGCCAATACGACCCTAAATCAGCTGAAACTATCAAGTTTGTTAACGTTGAAGGCATTAAGTCTTGGCTATCTAAAGGTGCTCAACTTTCAGATACTGTAAGAACTTTGCTTAAAAACAACAATATTAAGTTATAA
- the ffh gene encoding signal recognition particle protein, with product MFDNLSEKFSDAFKALRGKNKISEENIEETLKGVKTALLEADVNFKVVKEFVEKVKTEALGEKVLRGVEPGQQFVKIMHDELAKLMGSESEGLNLNRPPVIPILIVGLNGAGKTTFAGKLALFLRNKNKKDVLLIPADNFRPAAKDQLITHAKNLGVDYFDSDLSMKPVDIVRAGLAEAKRLHKEIAIIDTAGRLQVDEELMSQLVDVRKSLDNPEVLIVADAMTGQEAVNVAKVFHEKVGLTGAVLSKMDSDARGGAALSIRYVTGVPIKFISVGEKMKDLEAFHPDRLAKRILDMGDVLSLVEKAEEAINQDDAMGMMANLEKGKFTINDFVKQMETINRLGSFGSILKMIPGMGGALRQMGDLGPAEEEMKKMKVIINSMTKKEREDVDLIDGSRRKRIAAGAGRSVQEVNQFIERFGQMRQMMVGMMGMMKGGGLPNIPGMGPVKGFRQAPQAQNQQMFGGGEKKGQKKGQFGKKYF from the coding sequence ATGTTTGATAATCTAAGTGAAAAGTTCTCGGACGCGTTTAAAGCATTACGCGGGAAAAATAAGATCTCCGAAGAAAATATCGAAGAGACACTTAAAGGTGTGAAGACCGCTCTACTTGAAGCGGACGTTAACTTCAAAGTTGTTAAAGAATTCGTTGAGAAAGTTAAGACCGAAGCACTTGGTGAAAAAGTTCTTCGTGGAGTTGAACCAGGTCAGCAATTCGTAAAAATCATGCACGATGAGCTCGCTAAGCTCATGGGTAGCGAATCAGAAGGTCTGAACCTTAACCGTCCACCTGTCATTCCTATTCTTATCGTAGGTCTAAACGGTGCCGGTAAAACGACTTTCGCCGGTAAACTTGCTCTTTTCCTTCGTAACAAAAATAAAAAAGACGTTCTTTTAATTCCTGCGGATAACTTCCGTCCGGCCGCTAAAGATCAGCTCATCACTCACGCTAAAAACCTTGGCGTTGATTACTTTGATTCTGATCTTTCAATGAAGCCAGTGGACATCGTTCGCGCAGGTCTTGCTGAAGCAAAACGTCTTCATAAAGAGATCGCCATCATCGATACAGCGGGTCGTCTGCAAGTTGATGAAGAGCTTATGTCTCAGCTCGTGGATGTTCGCAAATCACTCGATAATCCAGAAGTTCTCATCGTCGCTGATGCTATGACCGGACAAGAAGCGGTCAACGTTGCAAAAGTTTTCCACGAGAAAGTGGGTCTGACTGGTGCGGTTCTTTCGAAAATGGATTCAGACGCGCGCGGTGGTGCTGCTCTCTCAATCCGTTACGTAACTGGTGTGCCTATTAAGTTCATCTCAGTTGGCGAGAAGATGAAGGACCTTGAGGCCTTCCATCCAGATCGTCTGGCAAAACGTATCCTTGATATGGGTGACGTTCTTTCCCTTGTAGAAAAAGCGGAAGAAGCGATCAATCAAGACGATGCCATGGGGATGATGGCGAACCTTGAAAAAGGTAAATTCACCATCAATGATTTCGTTAAGCAAATGGAGACGATTAATCGTCTGGGTTCATTTGGTTCAATTCTTAAAATGATTCCTGGTATGGGCGGGGCCCTTCGTCAGATGGGTGACCTTGGTCCGGCCGAGGAAGAAATGAAGAAGATGAAGGTCATCATTAATTCGATGACTAAAAAAGAGCGTGAAGACGTAGACCTAATCGATGGATCTCGCCGTAAACGTATCGCGGCCGGTGCCGGTCGTTCTGTCCAGGAAGTGAACCAATTCATCGAGCGCTTCGGGCAGATGCGTCAGATGATGGTGGGTATGATGGGCATGATGAAAGGCGGCGGACTACCAAATATTCCGGGAATGGGTCCAGTAAAAGGGTTTAGACAGGCCCCTCAGGCCCAAAACCAGCAAATGTTTGGTGGTGGAGAGAAAAAAGGCCAGAAAAAGGGCCAATTCGGTAAGAAGTATTTCTAA
- a CDS encoding HAD family hydrolase: MIHGGICTGGLCGCKYVGETIKIFSYMKHVIFDCDGTLIDTSGSKYKLFPGIKELLAELSPHCLLYVWTARGRSSTLRILEELGVYSYFDRFCCIDDSFPKPHVGGLIDLVGKAPKHSICVIGDSFNDMLGAKNFGVMGIGAVWNRDVDMHYLKDAGADFIVSHPSECSILIQQNLKAE, encoded by the coding sequence ATGATTCATGGTGGTATTTGTACAGGGGGCCTTTGTGGTTGTAAATATGTAGGGGAAACGATTAAAATCTTTTCCTATATGAAGCACGTGATTTTTGACTGCGACGGTACCTTAATCGATACCTCCGGGTCTAAATATAAACTCTTTCCTGGCATTAAAGAGCTTTTAGCTGAACTCTCGCCTCACTGTTTGCTGTATGTCTGGACCGCCCGCGGGCGCTCCTCAACACTCCGCATACTGGAGGAACTGGGTGTTTATTCCTATTTTGATAGATTCTGCTGCATCGATGATTCCTTTCCGAAGCCCCATGTGGGAGGTCTAATTGATCTAGTCGGTAAGGCCCCGAAGCATTCTATCTGTGTCATTGGGGACAGCTTCAACGACATGCTGGGAGCAAAGAACTTTGGTGTCATGGGAATTGGGGCCGTGTGGAACAGAGATGTAGACATGCATTATTTGAAGGACGCCGGAGCGGATTTCATAGTGTCTCATCCTTCCGAATGTAGTATCCTCATCCAGCAAAATCTTAAGGCGGAGTAG
- a CDS encoding tRNA dihydrouridine synthase, with protein MNHPRPFSPELSQKIESFKSHAKPIKLGRIDFDNKLILAPMAGICNIPFRVLMEDLGAGGTVSELISCHGINYGNARTLDMLKIHPRERNVGIQLFGEDADSMAKAAEVAESYGPKFLDINMGCPVTKVVSKGGGSAMMKEVQKLAPLFEKMRSRMKVPLSIKIRTGWDANSLNAKEIINIAHNSGIEWVAIHGRTRTQQYTGLANWEFIEALNEDKKIPLIGNGDLHHPYGVSERLQKTGCDALMIARGALRNPFIFLESLDPTYASQKRSVFSGADYWEVIQRLHHYCSESFDEERTVLVQLRKLVVWFAAGFPHAAAMRGQIFATQTVDECMKIAEDYFLSLGGSQKFINYDEVFMSSGHG; from the coding sequence ATGAATCATCCACGTCCGTTTAGCCCTGAATTGTCTCAGAAAATTGAGTCTTTTAAGTCTCACGCCAAGCCCATCAAATTGGGACGAATCGACTTTGATAACAAATTGATCCTGGCCCCGATGGCCGGCATTTGTAACATTCCTTTCCGCGTGTTGATGGAAGACCTGGGCGCCGGTGGAACGGTTTCGGAGCTGATTTCTTGTCACGGTATCAACTACGGTAACGCACGCACTCTCGATATGCTAAAAATTCACCCCCGTGAAAGAAACGTGGGTATCCAACTCTTCGGTGAAGACGCCGACTCAATGGCCAAAGCTGCCGAAGTGGCAGAAAGCTACGGGCCAAAATTTCTGGACATCAACATGGGTTGTCCGGTGACCAAGGTCGTAAGTAAAGGCGGCGGTTCCGCGATGATGAAAGAAGTGCAAAAGCTTGCCCCTCTTTTTGAAAAAATGCGCTCACGCATGAAGGTTCCGCTTTCAATCAAAATCAGAACTGGTTGGGACGCAAATTCCCTTAACGCTAAAGAGATCATTAATATCGCCCACAACTCCGGCATCGAGTGGGTGGCGATTCATGGACGTACTCGTACTCAGCAGTACACGGGTCTGGCGAACTGGGAATTCATCGAAGCTCTGAATGAAGATAAGAAAATTCCTCTCATTGGTAACGGTGACCTTCACCATCCTTATGGAGTTTCAGAAAGACTTCAGAAAACTGGTTGTGATGCTCTTATGATCGCTCGTGGCGCTCTTAGAAATCCATTTATTTTCTTAGAATCTCTTGATCCAACATACGCTTCTCAAAAACGCTCCGTTTTCAGCGGTGCTGATTACTGGGAAGTGATTCAACGTCTTCACCACTACTGTTCAGAATCTTTTGATGAAGAAAGAACTGTGCTGGTGCAACTTCGTAAACTAGTGGTGTGGTTCGCGGCGGGTTTCCCTCATGCGGCGGCCATGCGTGGACAGATCTTTGCCACTCAGACAGTTGATGAATGT